A segment of the Populus nigra chromosome 12, ddPopNigr1.1, whole genome shotgun sequence genome:
taaccaaatcaaactaaaaatacttattAAATCAAAAAGCAATACCTCAACTTAAAACTCTTTAATCCAAATTTACtttctcaatttaaaattaaactgaattaatttagcttttttatataaaattttaattaaaaaattgattgaattaaaCTTCTTGATCATGATTAACCCAGCCTCAAATCCTTGAACTAGTAAAATAGGATAAACATTGTTTATGTTgacaaatcaattcaatttaaatattttaagtgagatttcaagatataatttatattattttttaatatatttttttaaatgaaaactttTTAGGTTTAAGGCTTGTATAGACCCACATtatcttatgcttaatttttatcaaataaataaaaaaagtaaaatcaaaattcatgaTTACTTAATCGTCAAGattctaatattatatcaaaaaactaatttaattcaaaaaaaacttttgaataaaattctaaaacataatttatattattttttaaaatcatctaacaaaaaattatctcaGACGATACAATGAGGTCTGCTGCTGCAATTTCATGAGATTTTAACCGGTGGTAGTTGATGCTTTTTTCCGGCGGCgccataattataattttaagttaGTTGAGTCGGATCACAGCACGATCGTAATATTTCTTGTCTTGATCATCACATGGCAAttggatggttttttttttttttttatcgtgagGTGTCTGGGTCAGCTTGcacgcaccacgactattcccatGAGCATCCTGCAAGCTCAGTGAGCAGGTAAGGCAtcgcgggggtgacagacgtgtACATGGAGGATCGAACTCGGGACGGAAacagaacaagtcacacgattaaCCACTAAGCCAGACCCTCAAGTGCCAATTGGGTGGTTTTTTCATCAGAGTAGTTGTTGCTGCAGGCCTGATATTAATTTATCCCTTCCGTGCGTCAAAATTctgcaaattaaattattaacttttttaacttCCATGATTTAAAGAAATTCTCTTtccaatttgaaaataataaaattctctCATTTAACCACGGTTGTATAACACCTGACCACAACGGGGCCTAAATTCATCatagttgaagaagaaaaaacttggaCAAAATTTGGGCTGATTCACTGCCAAATTGATCCAAGTCTGACCTGATGAAAACCCAGCCCTCATagatttttttctgaaaaaattgattaaaaaaatattattttgaattttttttaaaaaaatattattgggagtcGATCCTCTTAATTCATTACCAAGGTCTTGTCTCGGGTCGGGTTTTACAACTATACTTTTAACATGATTATTTAAGCTCCATTAGAAATGGTTTTAAACCCAACCTAGAGCAAGGTCAGGGTCACGTAACAAGGAGGTCAAACTAAgttgaacaaataaaattaaagataaaaacgaTATCATTTAgacactaaattttttttaaaaaaaattaataagttgagcatcaagttttgacttgagttTCACCTCAGGTTCACTAGGAGCAAGTCAACCCAGGTTTTTAACAGACTCAGATCGGATCAAcatcttaactaattttttaatcagtttGGATCGGTTTAGGTTTTTGATCAACTGAATCCAAATTCGATCTACAGAACTGGTCAAACCACACCCCGGCCGAGTCAAATATGttgtatctttttcttttttttgaacgTTTATCTCTAGATAATTTTGCTCTCTTCTTGAGAGAAATCTACACAGGCGTTGACCTCGTTGCACAACTACTCTTATTAACGTGACTATAACATGAATCATAGGTGACGTCGACCCTTAACCACATTGCATTAACGTTCATTTCACATGCCTCATTTGTAACTTCCACCCTAATTAAACAGCTAATTACACAATTGCCAAAATTAATGAACAAAATACCTAGCCAGAATGCATCAAAGCAGCTGAGCGCTCTCACGTGAAAACTTAGAaagtatgttatttttataaatataaatatattttccttcatcaaaaaatcaaaatcaaaatttataatagtCATCGTAATTAATATTTCGcagttataataattttatcataaaatatcaattttattccaTTCATGTTAAAGATTATCATGAAAAAGTTGtacttgttaaaaaataaaaagttgtacttgcaggcttacatggtcgttaactttaaaaCCCGTGAtattagttgaggtgcgcgcaagctggcccggacacccacgttataaaatttagtttgacaatttcatgtttttgaagctagatatttatttcttaatatttaaataaaaattatgtttttttttagttaaaaatatttggatATATCAAGTTAACTGGGTTATATCGAGtcaattttcatataatttaatttttttattagaaaaacattagcaatttctagttagttttttttgtttaaaaacaattattcaattTGTAGCATAGCATGTGCCGATAATCtagttaatattataaaattattagatttattaggtCATTTATTAGTTTGTTAAGTCACCTATGttagaatataaatatattttataacatataaaacataaaaaaaaaaaaattgatgaagtgTATAGGTTTTTAATTTAGAGGTCCTAGATTCAAGCTTCACAAGTGACACTTAcagaaacaacacaaaaaaattggAAAGGTAACAACAAGCACAAGcagtataaaattttattaatcatctaggtggtggttcGATGGTAAGATCTTGGAATCAAGAGGTTTGtttcctctgtggtctcagatttgagccatgtggttgctcatatgatagccactagaagcttacatggttgttaacttcaaggcccgtgggattagtcgaggtacgcacaAGCTAACCCGTGGGAGTGAATGTtaatctctctgttttttttgtttttaaaaaatttaatagtaaTTTCATCAatactccaaaaaaaaaaggtacaaaatattgtaaattaaaaCTTGTTATTTGAAAGAGTAGTCCTTGCAACATCAAATTAAGCTCGGAGCTAGCCAAGTTGATTACTCCATGACAAGTACTGAGGTTATTTAGAATCACATTAATTGTTTAAGAATAACCTAACAGCTGAGGTTATTGCCAGGAGCAACACCAAGTTGATTGCAATAATCTCTATAATACCCTATACGAGTCTGTACGGTTCCAGGATTCCCTCCATTACACTCAAGAGCACCATTAATGGCTCGGATTGTTGCTCCAAAACCTTGGTTTAAGACAGGACGGACATTGTTCATCCAAAACCACAGGGCTGTCTTGAATGCCACGACGGGATCCTTTGCGACTATGTCAGGATTGTTCAGTCCATCAAAGTCGATGCTCTCTCCGGCTGGCCCGTAGTTGAAGTTCCATGATATTTGAAGTGGCCCACGGCCATGGTATTTCTTGCCGGGAACACATGGGTATTGTTTGTTCTTTCCATCGCAGTAGTCACGAGATGAACCATTTATTTCTTCTATATAGCAGAAGTCTGCaagaataacaaattaattatcatgCTAAAGAAGAAATGTTATGATATAACACTTACCATTCACATATGAAACATTGCAAGAGATGTAAATCAAATGGGGTGGAAAAGGAACTTACGTCCAGTCTCGTGTGTGACATGAGCGAAGAAAGCTGCAATCTCTGGCTTAGAAGCATCATCTGAACCAAGTTGACCGAATTGCGAATATGAATTGAGGGCATCAAGAAATGTATTTCTTGTATAGA
Coding sequences within it:
- the LOC133669118 gene encoding endochitinase PR4-like; protein product: MRSNLLTIILAIILAGAVPEKGVEAQSCGCAANLCCSQYGYCGTGNAYCGQGCKQGPCSASPSTPSGGGASVADIVTPSFFNGIISQAGAGCAGKNFYTRNTFLDALNSYSQFGQLGSDDASKPEIAAFFAHVTHETGHFCYIEEINGSSRDYCDGKNKQYPCVPGKKYHGRGPLQISWNFNYGPAGESIDFDGLNNPDIVAKDPVVAFKTALWFWMNNVRPVLNQGFGATIRAINGALECNGGNPGTVQTRIGYYRDYCNQLGVAPGNNLSC